In Rubrivirga marina, the following are encoded in one genomic region:
- a CDS encoding CBS domain-containing protein — MTARDILRQKRPVLHSVAPDAPLIEAARRLRLRDVGALLVLEGEALVGIVSERDVVRAVAESGALALARPVRLEMSTPVETCESGDGVRSLMARMTARRIRHLPVVEDGRVVGVVSIGDVVKSRVDEVQGEAAVLRDALTVRWASSLAA; from the coding sequence ATGACCGCCCGCGACATCCTCCGCCAGAAACGCCCCGTCCTCCACTCGGTGGCCCCCGACGCCCCCCTCATCGAGGCCGCCCGTCGGCTCCGACTCCGCGACGTCGGCGCGCTCCTCGTCCTGGAGGGCGAGGCCCTCGTCGGCATTGTGTCCGAACGCGATGTCGTCCGTGCGGTCGCGGAAAGCGGCGCGTTGGCGCTGGCCCGGCCCGTCCGACTGGAGATGTCGACTCCCGTCGAGACCTGCGAGTCCGGCGACGGGGTACGCTCGCTGATGGCGCGGATGACGGCCCGCCGGATCCGGCACCTCCCCGTGGTCGAGGACGGACGCGTCGTCGGCGTCGTGTCCATCGGCGATGTGGTCAAGAGCCGGGTGGACGAGGTCCAGGGCGAGGCCGCCGTCCTCCGCGACGCCCTCACGGTCCGATGGGCCTCGTCGCTCGCGGCCTAG
- a CDS encoding vanadium-dependent haloperoxidase, protein MSRSIGLPAPDCGARRAAARARRDAVSPLADHRGDGVTLINGEETAYGMSFPANYHKGLPHDVNGAVHPPSYHAMVRVLTGQETGAVETLPMGANRHGAGTAEDPIRLTVPGNETAPPSDRLGYRKLTSPFTGHVFENQGADAAALGFQPAPRLDTPELAAEMAELYAMALLRDVPFTAITDGTGPGVAAVVSALDSMPYFRPGFQADTDAEQMRYEMRGRITSGADLFRGSTPGSKTGPWLSQFMIAGNRNDRATFQALDGTPAQGNGAGPGFRGVRANFGSNDGFVLFGTQVIDQRSIVAKPGIDYMTNWASWLDCQNGVDFNNLDVFLDRRRYLTTPRDIATYVHYDALYQAYLVACLLMLAEGRLFPKDRGLPETSSRTRSAFASFGGPHVLSLVTEVATRALKAVWRQKWMHHRRARPEAVAGLLTLHANDPDRIADESLRSTIGRLHSMIPADILSRVAAHNTAQNASTNAAVRIKPRPAGEIPAGLPAIADATNYLLPMAFPEGSPTHPAYGAGHATVAGACVTVLKAFFEMYGDDGRAERMWPLPALVPTFRPDLSGNADEGGELVPAPGSPMLTVQGELNKLAANVAIARNMAGVHYYTDYSESVRLGERVAVSILEEQLSMYPEPVSMSFTSFDGDRVRVSGNGDTAGVQIFADGQKVPAEVWYARYGG, encoded by the coding sequence ATGTCTCGTTCGATTGGACTCCCGGCTCCAGACTGTGGCGCCCGCCGTGCCGCCGCCCGCGCCCGCCGCGACGCCGTCTCTCCGCTTGCCGACCACCGGGGCGACGGCGTCACGCTCATCAACGGAGAGGAGACCGCCTACGGGATGAGCTTCCCCGCCAACTACCACAAAGGGCTCCCTCACGACGTGAACGGCGCGGTCCACCCGCCGAGCTACCACGCGATGGTGCGGGTGCTCACGGGGCAAGAGACCGGCGCCGTCGAAACGTTGCCGATGGGGGCCAACCGGCACGGGGCGGGGACGGCCGAGGATCCGATCCGCCTGACTGTGCCCGGCAACGAGACGGCCCCGCCGAGCGACCGCCTCGGCTACCGGAAGCTCACGAGCCCGTTCACGGGGCACGTCTTCGAGAACCAGGGCGCCGACGCCGCCGCGCTCGGGTTCCAGCCGGCGCCCCGGTTGGACACGCCCGAGTTGGCCGCCGAGATGGCCGAGCTCTACGCCATGGCGCTGCTGCGGGACGTCCCGTTCACGGCGATCACCGACGGGACCGGCCCAGGCGTCGCCGCGGTCGTGAGCGCGTTGGACTCGATGCCCTACTTCCGGCCCGGCTTCCAAGCGGACACGGACGCGGAGCAGATGCGGTACGAGATGCGGGGCCGCATCACGAGTGGCGCCGACCTCTTCCGCGGGTCGACTCCCGGTTCGAAGACGGGGCCGTGGCTCTCGCAGTTCATGATCGCGGGCAACCGGAACGACAGGGCGACCTTCCAGGCGCTCGACGGCACCCCAGCGCAGGGAAATGGCGCCGGCCCCGGATTCCGCGGCGTGCGCGCCAACTTCGGGTCCAACGATGGGTTCGTCCTGTTCGGGACGCAGGTCATCGACCAGCGCTCCATCGTCGCCAAGCCCGGGATCGATTACATGACGAACTGGGCGAGCTGGCTCGACTGCCAGAACGGAGTCGACTTCAACAACCTCGACGTCTTCCTCGACCGCCGGCGGTACCTCACGACGCCCCGCGACATCGCGACCTACGTCCACTACGACGCGCTCTACCAGGCGTACTTGGTGGCGTGCCTCCTGATGCTCGCGGAGGGCCGGCTCTTCCCGAAGGACCGGGGGCTCCCCGAGACGAGCAGCCGGACGCGGTCGGCCTTCGCCTCGTTTGGTGGTCCGCACGTCCTGTCGCTGGTGACGGAGGTGGCGACGCGCGCGTTGAAGGCCGTGTGGCGCCAGAAGTGGATGCACCACCGTCGCGCCCGCCCCGAGGCGGTGGCCGGGCTGCTCACGCTCCACGCCAACGACCCCGACCGCATCGCGGACGAGTCGCTCCGCAGCACCATCGGCCGGCTCCACAGCATGATTCCGGCGGACATCCTCAGCCGCGTCGCGGCTCACAACACCGCCCAGAACGCGAGCACGAACGCTGCCGTGCGGATCAAGCCGCGGCCGGCCGGAGAGATCCCGGCGGGCCTGCCGGCCATCGCCGACGCGACGAACTACCTCCTCCCGATGGCCTTCCCGGAGGGCTCGCCGACCCACCCCGCCTACGGGGCCGGTCACGCGACGGTCGCCGGAGCGTGCGTGACGGTGCTGAAGGCGTTCTTCGAGATGTACGGCGATGACGGGCGGGCGGAGCGCATGTGGCCGCTCCCGGCGCTGGTCCCGACGTTCCGCCCTGACCTCAGCGGGAATGCGGACGAGGGAGGCGAGCTCGTGCCGGCCCCTGGCTCGCCGATGCTGACGGTCCAGGGAGAGCTCAACAAGCTGGCGGCGAACGTCGCGATCGCACGCAACATGGCCGGCGTCCACTATTACACAGACTACTCGGAGTCCGTCCGGTTGGGAGAGCGCGTCGCCGTGTCGATCCTCGAGGAGCAGCTGTCGATGTACCCCGAGCCAGTGTCCATGTCGTTCACCAGTTTCGACGGCGACCGCGTCCGGGTCTCTGGCAACGGAGACACCGCCGGGGTCCAGATCTTCGCCGACGGCCAGAAGGTCCCTGCAGAGGTGTGGTACGCCCGATACGGGGGCTGA
- a CDS encoding ATP-binding protein yields MRRLAVQIALSFLALTLLTVGIGAVAAALLGRLGGAVTQTLDENVRSVVAAERMGRALDAAEAARLGDDDGEAERADRAFRDALGEARTAAVLPEEPALLDTLAASFDAYRQGEASAARVDGLRARLLVLNERAATERAQRAEAAGERARRLLLLAVACAVVASGVAGALLTRRITRPLRDLTAGVAEVGRGDFRQRVGAGAGGEVGALARAFNEMAERLEAYEALNVRALLREKRTAESLVAAIPSPVVVTEGPDARVRLVNEAAEALVGGGAPGRPLAEVASALASARPSDGPDPLVEVGHQTFRLRRTEVSVPAEPDEPTGSSPDRLAVLVLDDVTPFRALDVARREFLAAVSHELRTPLTSMHVAADLLLRGAVGPLSDDQRELAEIVRGDVERMKALTARLLDLARVEVGGRPVGPVDLSEVAHAAAEGVRLVAAERGVDVAVEAAGVPIVEGDADGLAMALSNLAANAVRHAASRVVVRVEAPPGGVRLAVEDDGPGLPDDAVDRVFEPLVQLGTPDDARAGSAGLGLTIVRRVAEAHGGRAWAEPGPGGRFFVSIPAVPSPSP; encoded by the coding sequence GTGCGCCGACTCGCCGTCCAGATCGCCCTGAGCTTCCTCGCCCTGACCCTCCTCACGGTCGGGATCGGGGCGGTCGCGGCGGCGCTCCTCGGGCGGCTCGGCGGGGCCGTGACCCAGACGCTCGACGAGAACGTGCGGAGCGTGGTCGCGGCCGAGCGGATGGGCCGGGCCCTCGACGCGGCCGAGGCCGCCCGCCTCGGCGACGACGACGGGGAGGCCGAGCGAGCGGACCGCGCGTTCCGCGACGCGCTCGGCGAGGCCCGGACGGCCGCCGTGCTCCCGGAGGAGCCGGCCCTGCTCGACACGCTCGCGGCCTCGTTCGACGCCTACCGCCAGGGGGAGGCGTCGGCCGCGCGGGTGGACGGCCTTCGCGCCCGGCTCCTCGTCCTCAACGAGCGGGCGGCGACGGAGCGCGCCCAGCGCGCCGAGGCGGCCGGAGAGCGGGCCCGGCGGCTCCTCCTGCTCGCCGTCGCCTGCGCCGTCGTCGCGTCGGGGGTCGCCGGAGCGCTCCTGACTCGGCGGATCACCCGCCCTCTCCGCGACCTCACGGCCGGCGTCGCCGAGGTCGGGCGCGGCGACTTCCGCCAGCGCGTGGGGGCCGGCGCAGGCGGCGAGGTCGGGGCCCTCGCGCGGGCGTTCAACGAGATGGCCGAGCGCCTCGAGGCGTATGAGGCGCTGAACGTCCGGGCGCTCCTCCGCGAGAAGCGGACGGCCGAGTCGCTCGTCGCCGCGATCCCGAGCCCGGTCGTGGTGACGGAGGGGCCCGACGCCCGCGTCCGCCTGGTCAACGAGGCGGCCGAGGCGCTCGTCGGCGGCGGAGCCCCCGGCCGGCCGCTCGCCGAGGTCGCCTCGGCCCTCGCCTCGGCCCGCCCCTCCGACGGTCCCGACCCGCTCGTCGAGGTGGGCCACCAGACGTTCCGGCTCCGCCGGACCGAGGTGTCGGTCCCCGCCGAGCCCGATGAACCGACCGGGAGTTCGCCCGACCGGCTCGCGGTCCTCGTCCTCGACGACGTCACGCCGTTCCGAGCGCTCGACGTGGCGCGTCGCGAGTTCCTCGCCGCCGTGAGCCACGAGCTCCGCACGCCCCTGACCTCGATGCACGTGGCGGCCGACCTCCTCCTCCGCGGCGCGGTCGGCCCCCTGTCGGACGACCAGCGCGAGTTGGCCGAGATCGTCCGAGGCGACGTCGAGCGGATGAAGGCGCTCACGGCCCGGCTCCTCGACCTCGCCCGGGTCGAGGTCGGCGGACGACCGGTCGGCCCGGTCGACCTGTCCGAGGTCGCGCACGCGGCGGCCGAGGGCGTCCGGCTCGTCGCGGCCGAGCGGGGCGTCGACGTCGCCGTCGAAGCGGCGGGCGTACCGATCGTCGAGGGCGACGCCGACGGGCTGGCGATGGCGCTTTCGAACCTCGCCGCCAACGCCGTCCGCCACGCGGCGTCCCGCGTCGTCGTCCGCGTCGAGGCGCCCCCCGGCGGCGTCCGGCTCGCGGTCGAGGACGACGGGCCGGGGCTCCCCGACGACGCCGTGGACCGGGTGTTCGAGCCGCTCGTTCAACTCGGGACGCCTGACGACGCGCGCGCCGGGAGCGCCGGGCTCGGCCTCACGATCGTCCGCCGCGTCGCCGAGGCCCACGGCGGGCGGGCATGGGCCGAGCCCGGCCCCGGCGGGCGGTTCTTCGTTTCGATCCCCGCAGTCCCCTCCCCCTCGCCATGA
- a CDS encoding amino acid permease: MHSPAPPSLRRTLGPVQLTLMGVGAIIGTGIFVLTGTAAAGGPGHVGAGPSLIISFVMTGVACGLAGLCYAEFASMMPVAGSAYTYATAAFGRLVGWIIGWDLLLEYGVGNVAVAIGWSGYLQGLLALGGLALPAWLGTDPMTAARLAPDVLAGAPHVLGMPVVINLPAVLVVLAITALLCLGTSESARVNAVLVLVKLTMIGLFLWVGIRHVDPVNWTPFAPNGFGGTLTGAALVFFAYIGFDAVSTTAEEAKRPQRDVPIGILASLLVCTVLYVAVAAVLTGMVPTAALANAEPVAAALRAVGAGGVAAVVSVGAVLSMASVLLVMQLGQTRVLFAMSRDGLLPERMARVHPRFRTPAFATVLTGAFVAVGAGLVDISAAAELTNIGTLFAFALVSGGVWWLRRTQPEAERPFRVPALGLVAALSILSCVGLMLGLPPQTWVRFGVWLAVGLVVYALYGRPHARRAAPPSPLAVPSPGAPPTLTPLPA, translated from the coding sequence ATGCACTCCCCCGCCCCCCCGTCCCTCCGCCGCACGCTCGGACCCGTTCAGCTGACCCTCATGGGCGTCGGGGCCATCATCGGGACCGGCATCTTCGTCCTGACCGGCACGGCCGCGGCCGGCGGGCCGGGGCACGTCGGTGCGGGCCCGTCCCTCATCATCTCGTTCGTGATGACCGGCGTGGCCTGCGGGCTGGCCGGGCTGTGCTACGCCGAGTTCGCATCGATGATGCCCGTCGCCGGCAGCGCTTACACGTACGCGACGGCCGCGTTCGGCCGGCTCGTCGGGTGGATCATCGGGTGGGACTTGCTCCTCGAGTACGGCGTCGGCAATGTGGCCGTCGCCATCGGGTGGAGTGGGTACCTCCAGGGGCTCCTCGCCCTGGGCGGCCTCGCGCTCCCGGCGTGGCTCGGGACCGACCCGATGACGGCGGCGCGCCTCGCGCCCGACGTGCTGGCGGGGGCGCCGCACGTGCTTGGCATGCCGGTCGTGATCAACCTGCCGGCGGTCCTCGTCGTGTTGGCCATCACGGCGCTCCTGTGCCTCGGGACGAGCGAGAGCGCGCGCGTCAACGCCGTCCTCGTGCTGGTCAAGCTGACGATGATCGGGCTGTTCCTCTGGGTCGGCATCCGCCACGTGGACCCCGTGAACTGGACGCCGTTCGCGCCCAATGGCTTCGGTGGGACGCTGACGGGGGCGGCCCTCGTGTTCTTCGCCTACATCGGCTTCGACGCCGTGAGCACGACGGCCGAGGAAGCGAAGCGCCCACAGCGCGACGTGCCGATCGGGATCCTCGCGAGCCTCCTCGTCTGCACGGTCCTGTACGTGGCCGTCGCCGCCGTCCTCACCGGGATGGTCCCGACGGCGGCCCTAGCGAACGCCGAACCTGTCGCCGCCGCGCTCCGGGCGGTCGGGGCGGGCGGCGTCGCCGCCGTCGTCTCGGTAGGGGCCGTCCTCTCGATGGCGAGCGTGCTCCTCGTGATGCAGCTCGGCCAGACGCGCGTGCTCTTCGCGATGAGCCGGGACGGACTCCTGCCCGAGCGGATGGCGCGGGTCCACCCCCGGTTCCGGACCCCGGCCTTCGCGACGGTCCTTACGGGCGCGTTCGTGGCGGTCGGCGCCGGCCTCGTCGACATCTCGGCCGCGGCCGAGCTCACCAACATCGGGACCCTCTTCGCTTTCGCGCTGGTGTCCGGCGGGGTGTGGTGGCTCCGGCGGACCCAGCCGGAGGCGGAGCGGCCGTTCCGCGTGCCGGCCCTCGGGCTGGTCGCCGCGCTGTCGATCCTGTCGTGCGTCGGGCTCATGCTCGGGCTTCCGCCCCAGACGTGGGTCCGGTTCGGCGTGTGGCTCGCGGTCGGGCTCGTCGTGTACGCGCTCTACGGTCGCCCGCATGCCCGGCGGGCCGCTCCCCCGTCGCCACTGGCGGTCCCGTCGCCAGGCGCGCCGCCGACGCTCACGCCGCTCCCGGCCTGA
- a CDS encoding sigma-54-dependent transcriptional regulator: MTAPSATVLLVDDEPHVRAATRAALHSFGCAVEAFARGDDALDAVAPGRFDVALVDLRMAPLDGMAVLDGLQERAPETPVVIVTAHGTVEAAVEAVRAGAFHFLQKPYEVDALRVMVERAVEHGRLRSQLRALRAELGRQRQAGPIVTQDSGLVDALALAADVAESALPVLVTGESGTGKELVAQFVHERSGRRGPLVAVNCAALPAELVESELFGHVRGAFTGAQADRAGRFERADGGTLFLDEVADVPAPVQVKLLRVLQSGEYERVGDATPRRADVRVVAATNRDLEAALREGTFREDLYYRIAGVRVRLPPLRDRPGDVVLLAEHLGARYAEAAGRPVPSWSDAALAALAAYRWPGNVRELQNAVERAVVLAKGGPVEPRHFPEEVREAEGSTDRPTDDAALSLEEIERRHIVRVLARSKDYEEAARVLGIDKATLWRKRKRYGLG, from the coding sequence ATGACCGCCCCCTCCGCGACCGTCCTCCTCGTCGACGACGAGCCCCACGTCCGCGCCGCGACCCGGGCCGCCCTGCACTCGTTCGGGTGCGCCGTCGAGGCCTTCGCTCGAGGCGACGACGCGCTCGATGCCGTCGCCCCGGGGCGGTTCGACGTCGCGCTCGTCGACCTCCGGATGGCCCCGCTCGACGGGATGGCCGTCCTCGACGGGCTCCAGGAGCGGGCCCCCGAGACGCCCGTCGTGATCGTGACGGCGCACGGGACCGTCGAGGCGGCCGTCGAGGCCGTCCGGGCCGGGGCCTTCCACTTTCTCCAGAAGCCGTACGAGGTCGACGCGCTCCGGGTCATGGTCGAGCGCGCCGTCGAGCACGGGCGGCTGCGGTCCCAACTCCGGGCACTCCGCGCCGAGTTGGGCCGCCAGCGGCAGGCGGGCCCCATCGTGACGCAGGACTCCGGGCTCGTCGACGCCCTCGCCCTGGCGGCCGACGTGGCCGAGAGCGCGCTCCCGGTGCTCGTGACGGGCGAGAGCGGGACGGGGAAAGAACTCGTCGCCCAGTTCGTCCACGAGCGGAGCGGCCGGCGCGGCCCGCTCGTGGCCGTCAACTGCGCCGCGCTCCCGGCCGAGCTCGTCGAGAGCGAGCTGTTCGGGCACGTCCGCGGCGCCTTCACCGGCGCCCAGGCCGACCGGGCCGGCCGGTTCGAGCGGGCCGACGGCGGGACCCTCTTCCTCGACGAGGTCGCCGACGTGCCGGCGCCGGTCCAGGTCAAGCTCCTGCGCGTGCTCCAGTCCGGCGAGTACGAGCGGGTCGGCGACGCCACACCGCGCCGGGCCGACGTCCGCGTCGTGGCCGCGACGAACCGGGACCTCGAGGCGGCCCTGCGTGAGGGGACGTTCCGGGAGGACCTCTACTACCGGATCGCGGGCGTCCGCGTACGGCTCCCCCCGCTCCGGGACCGGCCGGGCGACGTGGTGCTCCTGGCCGAGCACCTCGGGGCCCGCTACGCAGAGGCCGCCGGCCGGCCGGTCCCGTCGTGGTCCGACGCCGCGCTCGCGGCGCTGGCGGCCTACCGCTGGCCGGGCAACGTCCGGGAGCTCCAGAACGCCGTCGAGCGGGCCGTCGTCCTGGCCAAGGGCGGGCCGGTCGAGCCCAGGCACTTCCCCGAGGAGGTCCGCGAGGCGGAGGGCTCCACGGACCGGCCGACGGACGACGCCGCGCTCTCTCTGGAGGAGATCGAGCGTCGGCACATCGTCCGCGTGCTCGCCCGGTCGAAGGACTACGAGGAGGCCGCGCGCGTGCTCGGCATCGACAAGGCCACGCTCTGGCGCAAGCGGAAGCGGTACGGCCTGGGCTGA
- a CDS encoding efflux RND transporter permease subunit — protein MFVSDLAIRRPLVTVVAVLALVAFGLVALLRLETDEFPEINPPFFVVGVAYPGASPDGVEREVLDPIEEAVRGISGVERIQGTAFDSYAQLSVEFSFGTDRQEASTEIRDALSAIRADLPAEMEEPVVRRFSPNDFPIVSVALTNPALSSTELTRLADRDLARAVRGVPGVARVDVAGAQDRELTVALDPNALAGLGVSAGQVVGALRSQNLAAPVGRLQTGGGEQAIRLEGRLRDPQDFARLPIGAGADGRTVVLGQVAAVSDGAEEARSLALYDGQPAVGVDVIKASDASTTTVAADVLAAVEAVRPQLPAGTEVAVVQNAGERVSDSVRNVVETLLEGLALTVLVVFVFLNSWRSTVITGLALPVSMLASFTAVYAAGFTLNTMSLLGLTLAIGIIVDDAIVVRENIVRHVEMGKSHLQAAREGTAEIGMAVAATTFAIVAVFVPIAFIGGLAGQWFQPFALTIACSVLVSLFVSFSLDPMLSAYWPDPHRPAHERGWVTRRLDAFNAWFDRQAEGYRHVVAWALDHPKSVLAITGASFVAAFALPALGLVGGGFFPEDDNSEARIAVTLPPGTSLATTRARLGQIDAIAHTLPEVAYTYATVSAESGAVDEGTVYVRLVPIADRERGQTDVADALRQRVVAEVPGVEVSLATGFDAAKQIQLRLSGADAGVLAEAAEGLLATVKATPGTTDVGLSTRGRRPEVDVQIDRDAALERGVDVATLAASLRPAFAGVDAGDWVDPDGETRDVVVRYAEAYRAESGDLAALPVRVAGPDGARAITLDEVATVRDGLGPALVEHLAGEAVVTVEANVAPGASLNGVLAEIARQTEARPLPDGVTLSTGGEAEDQAEVFGTLLTALGSGILLMYLILVLQFGSFLDPLAILASLPLSLVGVMGGLWVAGSTINIMSMIGVILLAGIVAKNAILLIDFAKDAKARGMPTREALIEAGAVRLRPILMTTVALVAGMVPIAIGHGEGALFRRPLGAAVIGGVITSTLLTLLVIPTVYEILDGWRARAGRVLGRRGASPESPVEPESEAAPVAEGDGVARGAGADAPALL, from the coding sequence GTGTTCGTCTCCGACCTCGCCATCCGCCGCCCGCTCGTCACCGTCGTGGCGGTGCTGGCCCTCGTCGCCTTCGGGCTCGTCGCGCTCCTCCGGCTGGAGACCGACGAGTTCCCCGAGATCAACCCGCCGTTCTTCGTCGTCGGCGTGGCGTACCCCGGGGCCTCCCCGGACGGCGTCGAGCGCGAGGTGCTGGACCCCATCGAGGAGGCGGTCCGCGGGATCTCCGGCGTCGAGCGGATCCAGGGGACGGCGTTCGACAGCTATGCCCAGCTCTCGGTCGAGTTCAGCTTCGGGACCGACCGGCAGGAGGCGTCGACCGAGATCCGCGACGCCCTCTCGGCCATCCGCGCCGACCTCCCGGCCGAGATGGAGGAGCCGGTCGTCCGGCGGTTCTCGCCGAATGACTTCCCCATCGTGTCGGTCGCCCTCACCAACCCGGCCCTCTCGTCCACCGAGCTGACGCGGCTGGCCGACCGCGACCTCGCCCGGGCCGTCCGAGGCGTGCCCGGCGTGGCGCGCGTCGACGTGGCCGGGGCGCAGGACCGCGAGCTGACGGTCGCGCTCGACCCCAACGCGCTCGCCGGCCTCGGCGTCTCGGCGGGGCAGGTCGTCGGGGCGCTCCGATCGCAGAACCTGGCCGCGCCTGTGGGCCGGCTCCAGACGGGCGGGGGTGAACAGGCGATCCGTCTGGAGGGCCGCCTGCGGGACCCGCAGGACTTCGCGCGGCTCCCCATCGGCGCCGGAGCCGACGGACGGACGGTCGTGCTGGGCCAGGTGGCGGCCGTCTCGGACGGCGCCGAGGAGGCCCGCTCGCTGGCGCTCTACGACGGCCAGCCGGCCGTGGGCGTCGACGTGATCAAGGCGTCCGACGCGAGCACCACGACGGTCGCGGCCGACGTGCTGGCGGCCGTCGAGGCCGTCCGCCCGCAGCTCCCGGCGGGGACCGAGGTGGCCGTTGTCCAGAACGCCGGCGAGCGCGTCTCGGACTCGGTGCGGAACGTGGTCGAGACGCTCCTGGAGGGGCTCGCGCTGACGGTCCTCGTCGTGTTCGTCTTCCTCAACTCGTGGCGGTCGACGGTCATCACCGGTCTCGCGCTCCCGGTCTCGATGCTCGCCTCGTTCACCGCCGTTTACGCCGCCGGGTTCACGCTCAACACGATGTCGCTGCTCGGGCTCACGCTCGCCATCGGCATCATCGTCGACGACGCCATCGTGGTCCGGGAGAACATCGTCCGGCACGTCGAGATGGGCAAGAGCCACCTCCAGGCGGCGCGCGAGGGGACGGCCGAGATCGGGATGGCCGTCGCCGCGACGACGTTCGCGATCGTGGCCGTGTTCGTGCCCATCGCGTTCATCGGCGGGCTCGCGGGCCAGTGGTTCCAGCCGTTCGCGCTGACGATCGCCTGCTCCGTCCTCGTGAGCCTGTTCGTCAGCTTCTCGCTCGACCCCATGCTCTCGGCCTACTGGCCCGACCCCCACCGGCCGGCCCACGAGCGGGGCTGGGTCACGCGCCGTCTCGACGCCTTCAACGCGTGGTTCGACCGGCAGGCCGAGGGGTACCGGCACGTCGTGGCGTGGGCGCTCGACCACCCGAAGAGCGTCCTGGCGATCACGGGGGCCTCGTTCGTGGCCGCCTTCGCGCTCCCGGCGCTCGGGCTCGTCGGCGGTGGGTTCTTCCCCGAGGACGACAACTCGGAGGCGCGCATCGCGGTCACGCTCCCGCCCGGGACGTCGCTCGCCACGACGCGCGCGCGTCTGGGGCAGATCGACGCCATCGCCCACACGCTCCCCGAGGTGGCCTACACCTACGCGACGGTCTCGGCCGAGAGCGGGGCCGTCGACGAGGGGACCGTCTACGTCCGCCTCGTGCCGATCGCGGACCGCGAGCGGGGCCAGACGGACGTCGCCGACGCGCTCCGCCAGCGCGTCGTGGCCGAGGTCCCGGGCGTCGAGGTCTCGCTCGCGACCGGCTTCGATGCCGCGAAGCAGATCCAACTCCGCCTCTCGGGCGCCGACGCGGGCGTGCTCGCCGAGGCCGCCGAGGGGCTCCTGGCGACGGTCAAAGCGACGCCGGGCACGACCGACGTCGGCCTCTCGACGCGCGGGCGCCGCCCCGAAGTCGACGTCCAGATCGACCGCGACGCGGCCCTCGAGCGGGGCGTCGACGTGGCCACGCTCGCCGCCTCACTCCGCCCGGCGTTCGCCGGCGTCGACGCCGGGGACTGGGTGGACCCTGACGGAGAGACGCGCGACGTGGTCGTCCGCTACGCCGAGGCTTACCGGGCCGAGTCCGGGGACCTCGCCGCGCTCCCGGTCCGCGTCGCCGGCCCCGACGGCGCGCGGGCGATCACCCTCGACGAGGTCGCGACGGTCCGCGACGGACTGGGTCCAGCGCTCGTCGAGCACCTCGCCGGGGAGGCTGTCGTGACCGTCGAGGCGAACGTGGCGCCGGGCGCGAGCCTCAACGGCGTGCTCGCCGAGATCGCCCGCCAGACCGAGGCCCGCCCGCTCCCCGACGGCGTCACGCTCTCGACCGGCGGCGAGGCCGAGGACCAGGCCGAGGTGTTCGGGACGCTCCTGACGGCGCTCGGGTCGGGGATCCTCTTGATGTACCTCATCCTGGTGCTCCAGTTCGGGTCGTTTCTCGACCCGCTCGCCATCCTGGCGTCGCTCCCGCTCTCCCTCGTCGGCGTCATGGGCGGCCTGTGGGTGGCCGGGAGCACGATCAACATCATGTCGATGATCGGGGTGATCCTGCTGGCGGGCATCGTGGCCAAGAACGCGATCCTGCTCATCGACTTCGCCAAGGACGCGAAGGCGCGTGGGATGCCCACGCGCGAGGCGCTCATCGAGGCGGGCGCCGTGCGCCTCCGGCCGATCCTCATGACGACCGTCGCGCTCGTGGCGGGCATGGTGCCGATCGCGATCGGGCACGGCGAGGGCGCCCTGTTCCGGCGCCCGCTCGGGGCCGCCGTCATCGGCGGTGTGATCACGTCGACGCTCCTCACGCTCCTCGTCATCCCGACGGTCTACGAAATCCTCGACGGCTGGCGCGCGCGCGCCGGGCGCGTTTTGGGGCGCCGTGGGGCCTCTCCCGAGTCTCCCGTCGAGCCGGAGTCCGAGGCCGCGCCCGTCGCCGAGGGAGATGGGGTCGCACGGGGCGCCGGGGCGGACGCCCCGGCCCTCCTGTAG